One Spirochaeta cellobiosiphila DSM 17781 DNA window includes the following coding sequences:
- a CDS encoding PilZ domain-containing protein yields the protein MTDSELNGKKIFFVYLPNSTKEELVNYLISQEYEVYVLDKHKVVPLICSKYPNSILLIDIDEELSLSQWMEFIHSLSPDGTELEISIAVMSNNRDKDIREKILNEWKVKVSYIELKSGFEGSRKNIVSFLESNKAKGRRKYLRVNTGYQGNASLNIRNEGRLINGRILDISSFGMACSFDEYIDFKKNTLIEDIQLKLKGVLITTSGIVFGGRLDEVPVYVIVFDHRKQPINKKKIQNFIKNVLQEMVSKLV from the coding sequence ATGACTGATAGTGAATTAAATGGTAAGAAGATATTTTTTGTTTACTTGCCTAATAGCACAAAAGAGGAGTTAGTTAACTATCTGATTTCGCAAGAGTATGAGGTTTATGTTTTGGACAAACATAAGGTTGTACCTCTCATATGCTCTAAATATCCCAATTCTATATTACTAATTGATATTGATGAAGAATTATCATTGAGCCAGTGGATGGAATTTATACATAGTTTGTCACCAGATGGTACAGAACTAGAAATTTCTATTGCTGTTATGTCGAATAATAGAGATAAAGATATCCGAGAAAAAATTCTTAACGAATGGAAAGTTAAGGTAAGTTATATAGAATTAAAATCTGGTTTTGAAGGAAGCCGTAAAAATATTGTTAGTTTTCTTGAATCAAATAAGGCAAAAGGTAGGAGAAAATATCTTCGGGTTAATACAGGATACCAGGGAAATGCCTCCTTAAACATCAGAAATGAAGGGCGACTGATTAATGGTAGGATCCTAGATATTAGTTCCTTTGGAATGGCTTGCTCTTTTGATGAATATATTGACTTTAAGAAAAATACTTTGATAGAAGATATACAATTAAAGCTTAAGGGTGTTCTCATCACAACTAGTGGAATAGTTTTTGGTGGAAGGCTTGATGAAGTTCCTGTGTACGTAATAGTATTCGATCATCGAAAACAACCCATAAATAAAAAGAAGATTCAAAATTTTATTAAGAACGTTTTACAAGAAATGGTAAGTAAATTGGTATAA
- a CDS encoding sulfate ABC transporter substrate-binding protein, translating to MGHKSNLLFIIAIFGLFISCSNKTDDNQKELLHVSYDIAREIFKNENTAFEPWYKEKTGVNVKIEQSHAGSSRQARSVVDGVPADLVSMNQFLDIDMLYQETKDSPEGSLIPKDWYTKYPNNSNPYSSTMAFVVRKGNPKNIKDWSDLERNDIQIVAPNYKSTGNGRFSYLSAWAWGLKESGNNQNLAREYVKKVLQHTILQASGGRAATNAFVSDGLGDVLLTFESEVNLIARDLGDGDFEVVVPSYGIDAKMYVVVVEKNAKEKGNLEVAKAYWDFLYTKEGQEIVAQSYYRPYNKEVAAEYANQLPTLDLFEVEDVFGGWKKAKEVHFAQGGTYDQIQEELGNNQ from the coding sequence ATGGGACACAAATCTAATTTATTATTTATCATTGCAATATTTGGATTGTTCATCAGCTGCAGCAATAAGACAGATGATAATCAAAAGGAATTGCTTCACGTTAGCTATGATATAGCGAGAGAAATCTTTAAGAATGAGAATACTGCTTTTGAACCTTGGTATAAGGAAAAAACAGGTGTTAACGTAAAAATTGAACAAAGTCATGCTGGTTCTTCACGCCAAGCACGTTCCGTTGTAGATGGTGTTCCTGCCGATTTAGTATCAATGAACCAATTTCTTGATATTGATATGTTATACCAAGAAACAAAAGACTCACCAGAAGGAAGCTTAATACCAAAAGACTGGTATACAAAGTATCCCAACAACTCAAATCCCTACTCTTCAACTATGGCTTTCGTAGTACGAAAAGGGAATCCGAAGAACATCAAAGACTGGTCAGACCTTGAACGAAATGATATTCAAATTGTAGCTCCTAACTATAAATCAACAGGCAATGGCCGTTTCAGTTATCTCTCAGCATGGGCATGGGGACTGAAAGAGAGTGGTAACAATCAAAACCTGGCCAGAGAATATGTGAAAAAAGTACTGCAACACACTATACTCCAGGCTTCTGGGGGAAGAGCGGCAACCAATGCTTTTGTATCTGATGGTTTAGGAGATGTATTACTAACTTTTGAATCAGAAGTTAACTTGATAGCTCGAGACTTAGGGGATGGAGATTTTGAAGTTGTTGTACCTTCTTATGGAATTGATGCAAAGATGTATGTAGTTGTCGTAGAAAAAAATGCCAAAGAAAAAGGAAACCTTGAAGTAGCCAAAGCCTATTGGGATTTTTTATATACCAAAGAAGGTCAGGAAATCGTGGCTCAAAGTTACTACAGACCTTACAATAAAGAAGTCGCTGCTGAATATGCCAATCAATTACCTACCCTGGATTTATTCGAAGTTGAGGATGTGTTTGGTGGTTGGAAGAAAGCAAAGGAAGTCCATTTTGCCCAAGGCGGAACTTATGATCAGATTCAGGAAGAACTAGGTAATAACCAATAG
- the cysT gene encoding sulfate ABC transporter permease subunit CysT, with protein sequence MIFKKKDNNILPGKSLSLTIVLMHTTIVLIIPLIALVIKGTSVGLSGIIRTLLTPATLYAIKLTLGISALAALFNLIMGLITSWALVRYDFPGKSIMDSMLDLPFAIPGAVGGVALAAFFGTKSFLGAFLKQFDIQLSYSPIGIFIALTFVGLPFVVRSLQPVIEGLDKQEEEASLLLGASPFKTFKDVIFPALIPGLISGFIMAFARGIGEFGTVIFIAGNLPFKSEVLTQIIYNKIDTYDTEGAAALSLAILTISLITLIIFNAIQSHTLRKSKA encoded by the coding sequence GTGATCTTTAAAAAGAAGGATAATAATATACTCCCAGGTAAAAGCTTGAGCTTAACGATTGTACTAATGCACACTACCATAGTCCTTATCATTCCCTTGATAGCTTTAGTTATCAAGGGAACTTCTGTTGGACTATCTGGTATAATTCGTACACTTTTAACACCGGCCACTCTATACGCCATCAAATTAACTCTGGGAATTAGTGCTTTAGCTGCCTTATTTAACCTAATAATGGGATTAATTACTTCCTGGGCTTTAGTCAGATATGATTTTCCAGGGAAATCTATTATGGACAGTATGCTTGATTTGCCTTTTGCTATTCCAGGTGCCGTTGGAGGTGTGGCCTTAGCAGCTTTTTTTGGAACAAAAAGTTTTTTAGGGGCGTTCCTTAAGCAATTTGATATACAGTTATCCTATTCCCCTATAGGAATCTTCATAGCCTTGACTTTTGTTGGATTGCCATTTGTCGTTAGAAGTCTTCAGCCTGTAATTGAAGGACTTGATAAACAAGAAGAAGAAGCTAGTCTTCTCCTGGGAGCCTCTCCATTTAAAACATTTAAAGATGTTATATTCCCGGCCTTAATACCTGGCTTAATAAGTGGTTTTATCATGGCATTTGCCAGAGGTATAGGTGAATTCGGTACAGTCATCTTTATTGCAGGGAACCTCCCCTTCAAATCAGAAGTCCTAACGCAAATAATCTACAATAAGATTGACACCTATGACACAGAAGGTGCGGCAGCTTTATCTTTGGCCATCTTAACTATTAGTTTGATAACATTGATTATATTTAACGCCATACAGAGCCATACATTGAGGAAGTCAAAAGCATGA
- a CDS encoding sulfate ABC transporter permease, which produces MKKILITISTSYIFIFIVLPLFSLLLSGFSKGPEKWLEGVLHSDTIQAFLLSLSLIVVSLPFNAIFGLAAAWLICHFDFPGKKVLRATLDLPLTISPVVAGLMLILAYGKNSPIGGFFDQLGFAIIFSWPGLFLATLFVTFPYVAKEILPIMEEQGHNEEEAGLLLGANGWKVFFLITLPKIKWGLFYGLILAAARAAGEYGAASVVSGLLRGKTVTLPIQVQIYFSEYQTIRSYGAATFFFAFAIISLVVKKVVQKKRGE; this is translated from the coding sequence ATGAAAAAAATATTGATAACAATTTCAACTTCCTACATTTTTATCTTCATTGTACTCCCTCTGTTTTCCTTATTATTAAGTGGCTTTAGTAAAGGTCCGGAAAAATGGCTAGAAGGTGTTTTACATTCAGATACAATACAAGCCTTTTTATTAAGTCTATCACTAATCGTCGTGTCCTTACCTTTTAATGCAATATTTGGATTAGCAGCAGCATGGTTAATATGTCATTTTGATTTTCCAGGAAAAAAAGTGCTAAGAGCAACCCTAGACTTACCGCTCACAATAAGTCCAGTGGTCGCTGGACTAATGCTAATATTAGCTTATGGAAAGAATTCCCCAATAGGCGGATTCTTTGATCAATTAGGTTTTGCTATCATATTTAGTTGGCCTGGACTATTCTTAGCCACTCTCTTCGTCACCTTTCCCTATGTAGCTAAAGAAATACTTCCCATTATGGAAGAGCAAGGGCACAACGAAGAAGAAGCAGGATTACTACTTGGTGCCAATGGTTGGAAAGTATTCTTTCTCATTACTTTGCCCAAAATAAAGTGGGGACTCTTTTATGGCTTAATACTGGCAGCAGCGAGAGCCGCTGGAGAGTATGGTGCGGCTTCAGTAGTGTCAGGATTATTGAGAGGCAAAACAGTGACCTTACCCATACAAGTACAAATATATTTCAGTGAATATCAAACAATCAGGTCATATGGAGCAGCGACGTTTTTCTTTGCTTTTGCTATCATTAGTCTAGTAGTAAAAAAAGTAGTCCAAAAGAAGAGAGGAGAATAA
- a CDS encoding sulfate/molybdate ABC transporter ATP-binding protein → MDVHVNNIRKSYGDIEVLHNIELNFTSGGLYALLGPSGCGKTTLLRTIAGLETADSGKILIEGMDQNGIHPRKRKVGFVFQHYALFRHMSVFDNIAFGLRAKNKEQRPSKEEIAKQVKELILLVQLEGQQNKYPDQLSGGQKQRVALARALAVKPSLLLLDEPFGALDANVRKGLRRWLKKLHSQMHITTIMVTHDQEEALEVADKIILMNEGNVEQVGTPQEIYEKPANEFVYSFLDTVNVYHLRNEDKQVFARPHEIKINEKPQSEHDVEAVVKEISWLGARLKVEVQRKDNDQLLEVSILQKEGHDLNLSKGDTVYLHLQDWTVFMGEGI, encoded by the coding sequence ATGGACGTACATGTGAACAATATACGGAAATCCTATGGAGACATTGAAGTACTACATAATATTGAATTAAATTTTACATCCGGTGGATTGTATGCCCTATTAGGACCTTCTGGTTGTGGTAAAACAACTCTCTTAAGAACAATAGCAGGACTAGAAACAGCTGATTCAGGAAAGATCCTCATTGAAGGAATGGATCAGAACGGCATTCACCCTAGAAAACGCAAGGTAGGTTTTGTTTTTCAACACTATGCCTTATTTAGACATATGTCTGTTTTTGACAATATAGCCTTCGGATTACGTGCTAAAAACAAAGAGCAACGTCCTAGCAAGGAAGAAATCGCGAAACAAGTCAAGGAGCTCATTCTCTTAGTTCAATTAGAGGGGCAACAAAATAAATATCCTGACCAGTTATCTGGAGGGCAAAAACAAAGGGTGGCTCTAGCTAGAGCTTTGGCCGTAAAACCCTCTCTACTCCTCCTTGATGAACCTTTTGGAGCTCTTGATGCCAATGTTCGGAAAGGTTTAAGACGCTGGTTAAAAAAACTTCATTCTCAGATGCATATTACCACTATCATGGTAACCCATGACCAGGAGGAAGCCCTGGAAGTCGCTGATAAAATTATTTTGATGAATGAAGGTAATGTAGAACAAGTAGGTACTCCACAGGAAATCTACGAAAAACCAGCCAATGAGTTTGTATATTCTTTCCTTGATACTGTAAATGTCTATCATCTTCGTAATGAGGATAAACAGGTCTTTGCCAGACCTCATGAAATAAAGATTAATGAAAAACCTCAATCAGAACATGATGTTGAAGCAGTGGTCAAAGAAATAAGTTGGCTAGGAGCTCGTCTTAAAGTAGAAGTACAGCGCAAGGACAACGATCAATTATTGGAAGTCAGTATATTACAGAAGGAAGGTCATGATTTGAATCTCAGCAAAGGAGATACTGTCTATCTACATCTCCAAGATTGGACAGTCTTTATGGGAGAAGGTATCTAA
- a CDS encoding DEAD/DEAH box helicase, whose translation MHPLNQFAKTKLGINYLYPKQILVIHQLIESFKSRNNDEAINNHIYVMPTGAGKSLCFTLPGLICHTQTLIILPIRALVEDQHRRLREQGLDVVKIMGRVDKDLIKEQFNKLSPNGFILATPESLLNPQFDYIIQSHKIGFMICDEAHTISQWGLTFRPTLLELGKIRSKMTMAVCGAFTATATPQVQQDIKKHLFNDHSAIELLSSPLRDNLRLFYIKVLDPLVSLYHLLNKTPIVSISKEDQTLILYLTNSCILIFVSTRNTAEILCHQIRKRYPERDVFYYHAGLEIDQKKHIEKEYMISTNAILVATCAYGLGIDKKDIGLVIHYQEPEDPESYLQEAGRAGRNGDTAASVVFVQSCKKESFLHQKKCRYETLMEYFDHTLSYCPGCDICHSSHSKKSYSLKAVQLIHRYYHYDSIKETSKWLKGLRSLHNPYSPFIPGYGHLKHWVMDDIISISDKKFNSKIRRDKDYYYP comes from the coding sequence ATGCATCCCCTAAATCAATTTGCAAAAACGAAACTGGGAATCAATTACTTATATCCCAAACAAATTCTCGTCATACACCAATTAATAGAGTCTTTTAAATCAAGGAATAATGATGAGGCTATCAATAATCATATCTATGTTATGCCAACAGGAGCTGGTAAATCTCTTTGTTTTACCCTACCAGGATTGATTTGTCATACCCAAACCTTAATTATATTACCAATAAGAGCCTTAGTAGAAGATCAACACCGTCGCCTAAGGGAACAAGGCTTAGACGTTGTAAAAATTATGGGTAGAGTAGATAAGGATTTGATCAAAGAACAATTTAATAAGTTGAGTCCTAATGGTTTTATCTTAGCAACTCCAGAATCTCTTTTGAATCCCCAATTTGACTATATAATACAATCACACAAAATAGGTTTTATGATCTGCGACGAAGCACATACTATTAGTCAATGGGGTTTAACATTCAGGCCAACCCTACTAGAACTAGGAAAAATCCGATCAAAAATGACAATGGCTGTTTGCGGAGCTTTTACAGCCACAGCGACCCCACAAGTACAACAAGACATAAAAAAACATCTATTTAATGATCACAGTGCAATAGAGCTATTATCAAGTCCTTTGAGAGATAATCTAAGATTATTCTATATTAAGGTTCTAGATCCTCTTGTTAGTTTATATCACCTGCTAAACAAAACTCCTATTGTTTCAATAAGCAAAGAAGACCAGACTCTTATCCTTTATTTAACAAATTCCTGTATACTTATTTTTGTCTCAACACGCAATACAGCTGAGATTCTATGCCACCAAATCAGAAAAAGATATCCTGAAAGGGATGTATTTTACTATCATGCGGGCTTAGAGATTGATCAAAAAAAGCATATAGAAAAGGAATATATGATCAGTACCAATGCTATATTGGTAGCTACCTGTGCTTATGGATTGGGTATAGACAAAAAGGATATTGGTTTAGTCATACATTATCAAGAACCAGAAGACCCAGAATCGTACTTACAAGAAGCTGGGAGAGCAGGAAGAAATGGTGACACAGCGGCTAGTGTTGTGTTTGTACAAAGCTGTAAAAAAGAATCCTTCCTGCACCAGAAAAAATGCCGATATGAAACACTTATGGAATATTTCGATCACACCCTATCTTATTGTCCAGGTTGCGACATCTGCCATTCTAGCCATTCAAAAAAATCCTATAGTCTGAAAGCAGTACAATTGATTCATAGATACTATCATTATGATAGCATCAAAGAAACATCAAAATGGTTAAAGGGATTACGTTCTCTTCATAATCCCTATTCCCCTTTTATTCCTGGTTACGGCCATCTAAAACATTGGGTAATGGATGATATAATAAGCATAAGTGATAAGAAGTTTAATTCTAAGATACGTCGTGATAAAGACTATTACTATCCTTAA
- a CDS encoding HAD family hydrolase produces the protein MKYKGIIYDLDGTIVDSEPIFYESDKQFVENYGGSYTEEENKKFIGAGGRAFVQYFIEKLNLKKSLEDLLYEKDQIYLALAKEKGVNPFPAVVQLIEWAAQKRIKQTVASGSSLKIISEILKITKLDTFFPIITSSDEVGKGKPHPDVFLMAAERMSLDPKSCLVLEDSIHGVEAAIRAGMDVIAFNDNKEALKQWDESSIIYQSPNASVVEINKVKALLTSD, from the coding sequence ATGAAATATAAAGGTATTATTTACGATCTGGATGGGACTATTGTAGACTCAGAACCGATCTTCTATGAATCTGATAAGCAGTTTGTGGAAAACTATGGTGGATCCTATACTGAAGAAGAAAATAAGAAGTTCATTGGTGCTGGAGGTCGAGCTTTTGTTCAATATTTTATTGAAAAGCTTAACTTGAAAAAGTCTTTAGAAGATTTATTGTATGAAAAGGATCAAATCTATCTGGCGTTAGCTAAGGAAAAAGGGGTTAATCCTTTTCCTGCTGTTGTTCAGTTAATCGAATGGGCCGCTCAAAAAAGAATAAAACAGACTGTGGCCTCAGGATCCTCCTTGAAGATTATATCTGAGATACTAAAAATTACAAAGTTAGATACCTTTTTTCCCATTATTACTAGTAGTGATGAGGTTGGTAAAGGCAAACCTCATCCTGATGTCTTTCTCATGGCTGCAGAGAGAATGTCTCTAGATCCTAAAAGTTGTCTTGTTCTGGAAGATTCTATTCATGGTGTAGAAGCGGCGATACGTGCTGGTATGGATGTTATTGCCTTTAATGATAATAAAGAGGCTCTAAAACAATGGGATGAAAGTTCTATCATATATCAATCTCCCAATGCTTCTGTAGTGGAAATCAATAAGGTAAAAGCTCTGCTTACGAGTGATTAA
- the trpS gene encoding tryptophan--tRNA ligase, producing the protein MDKKRILTGDRPTGKLHLGHYVGSLSSRVRLQDEYDCFFIIADLHTLTTKPAKEDIERISDNAREMVLDYLACGIDPSKSTIYLQSAVSEIYELNLIFEMMVTVPRLQRIPSLKDMAKGANLTEMPLGLLGYPVLQAGDILMPRANLVPVGKDNESHVELTREIARRFNYLYGDVFPIPDVLIGEVPTLVGIDGNAKMSKSLNNSILISESEKDLIKKVNSMYTDPNRIRADIPGKVEGNPVFIYHDIFNPNKAEVEDLKQRYETGNVGDVEVKQKLATALNNFLEPIREKRNEFESQNGLVDEIIYEGTLKMREEARQTVLAAKKAMGLTGIWNKISRKAEKYRKTQDKK; encoded by the coding sequence ATGGATAAAAAACGTATACTAACCGGTGATAGGCCCACAGGAAAACTTCACTTAGGACATTATGTCGGTAGTTTATCTTCACGAGTTAGACTTCAAGATGAATATGACTGTTTTTTTATCATTGCTGACCTCCATACTCTTACCACAAAGCCAGCAAAAGAAGATATTGAACGAATAAGCGATAATGCCAGAGAAATGGTATTGGATTATTTAGCCTGTGGTATTGATCCAAGTAAATCAACCATCTATTTACAATCAGCTGTTTCAGAAATATATGAATTGAACCTTATATTTGAGATGATGGTAACCGTGCCACGTTTGCAAAGAATACCTAGCTTAAAAGATATGGCTAAAGGGGCTAATCTTACAGAAATGCCCTTAGGTCTTTTAGGTTATCCTGTTCTTCAAGCGGGAGATATCCTAATGCCTCGAGCTAATCTTGTCCCTGTCGGCAAAGACAACGAATCTCATGTAGAGTTGACGAGAGAAATAGCTCGTCGCTTTAATTACCTCTATGGAGATGTTTTTCCTATTCCTGATGTACTAATTGGTGAAGTTCCCACTCTGGTAGGGATTGATGGTAATGCCAAAATGTCCAAATCGTTAAACAATTCTATTTTAATATCTGAATCAGAAAAGGATCTTATTAAGAAGGTCAATTCTATGTATACAGATCCTAATCGTATTCGTGCAGATATTCCCGGAAAAGTAGAGGGGAATCCTGTCTTTATATATCATGACATATTTAACCCTAATAAAGCAGAAGTCGAAGACCTAAAACAAAGATACGAGACAGGTAATGTGGGTGATGTGGAAGTCAAACAAAAACTCGCAACAGCATTGAATAACTTCCTTGAACCCATTCGAGAGAAAAGGAATGAGTTTGAAAGTCAAAATGGTCTTGTGGATGAGATTATTTATGAAGGCACCTTAAAAATGCGTGAAGAAGCACGGCAAACAGTTCTTGCAGCAAAGAAAGCTATGGGATTGACTGGTATTTGGAATAAAATATCTCGAAAAGCAGAAAAGTATCGTAAAACACAGGACAAGAAATAG
- a CDS encoding STAS domain-containing protein produces the protein MEIYKDRGISVVSIEMKVLDTNSYKAFKNELLEKVEEEGKLLLDMQSLEFVDSAGLGAILAILRSVHQKKGQIKICNVGRSVKILFDLVRLGRLLEIYDSYEEAIEAF, from the coding sequence ATGGAAATCTATAAAGACCGGGGCATCTCAGTAGTATCCATTGAAATGAAGGTATTAGACACGAATAGTTACAAGGCTTTTAAGAATGAACTGTTAGAGAAGGTCGAAGAAGAGGGTAAGCTTTTATTAGATATGCAATCCTTAGAATTTGTTGATTCTGCAGGTTTAGGGGCTATATTAGCCATTCTTAGAAGTGTGCATCAGAAAAAGGGACAGATAAAGATCTGCAATGTGGGTAGATCCGTAAAAATACTATTTGACCTGGTACGTTTAGGAAGACTATTGGAAATATATGACAGTTATGAAGAGGCCATTGAGGCTTTCTAG
- a CDS encoding chemotaxis protein CheW: MNKDNKDDNLLWVEDDDDNTQDNKYLLFNLGTEIYGVGIKYVINIIELQKITEVPDLPSYIKGVINLRGAVIPVMDLRLRFNMTAREYDDRTCIIIVKLDSTQMGFIVDTVAEVHDIFPHDIAPPPSFRKTNGKDRYISGLGKVGESVKIILDVEKILYSEDVDSINDKIMA; encoded by the coding sequence ATGAATAAGGACAACAAAGACGACAACCTACTCTGGGTAGAGGATGATGATGATAATACCCAGGATAATAAATATCTTCTATTTAACTTAGGAACGGAAATATACGGAGTTGGCATTAAGTATGTTATTAACATTATAGAATTACAGAAAATAACAGAAGTTCCTGATTTGCCATCTTATATTAAGGGTGTGATTAATTTAAGAGGTGCCGTTATTCCTGTTATGGACTTACGACTTCGCTTTAATATGACTGCCCGGGAGTATGATGACAGAACCTGTATCATTATTGTGAAACTAGATTCTACACAGATGGGTTTTATCGTAGATACAGTAGCGGAAGTACATGATATTTTTCCCCATGATATTGCTCCTCCACCATCATTTCGTAAAACAAATGGAAAAGATAGATACATTTCTGGTCTTGGGAAAGTTGGTGAATCTGTAAAAATCATCCTTGATGTGGAAAAAATCCTTTATTCGGAAGATGTTGACAGTATAAATGATAAAATCATGGCATAG
- a CDS encoding NlpC/P60 family protein, producing MISNLKLLLPIALLFLLGSCSTLEVIDSWGPGNNPLAKQQQQRSQNQTHIQTSLVQSARSFVGRQNLWVRNESFRMDCSGLVLAIYWSVGIDLAQDYDQYVGNGVDRIYKTLQDKGLLYKTQYPQPGDLIFFDNTYDYNDNGLWDDPLTHVAMVVSVDSQGQIEYIHDNYSKGIVIEKMNLLHPDIYETNKGSKRIRYNSPMRMKIPGKPHPDKWLSSHLMRNFGSAYKI from the coding sequence ATGATCAGTAATTTAAAGCTTTTACTGCCTATTGCCTTACTCTTTCTGCTAGGCAGTTGTTCAACACTAGAAGTAATTGATAGTTGGGGACCCGGGAATAATCCCTTAGCCAAACAACAACAGCAACGATCTCAAAATCAAACTCATATTCAAACAAGTCTTGTTCAATCAGCCCGGAGTTTTGTAGGTAGACAGAACTTATGGGTTAGAAATGAATCCTTTCGTATGGACTGTAGTGGCTTGGTTTTAGCTATATACTGGTCAGTAGGCATTGATTTGGCCCAAGATTATGATCAGTATGTTGGCAATGGCGTTGACCGGATATATAAAACGCTTCAAGACAAAGGACTCCTATATAAAACCCAATACCCCCAGCCGGGAGACCTCATATTCTTTGATAATACCTATGATTACAACGATAATGGACTCTGGGATGATCCGTTAACCCATGTTGCCATGGTGGTATCTGTTGATTCCCAAGGGCAAATCGAATACATCCATGACAATTACAGCAAAGGCATTGTTATTGAAAAAATGAATTTACTCCATCCTGATATTTATGAGACAAATAAGGGTTCCAAAAGAATAAGATATAATTCCCCTATGCGTATGAAGATACCGGGAAAACCCCATCCTGATAAATGGCTCAGTTCTCATCTAATGCGTAATTTTGGTTCTGCATACAAGATATAG
- the nrdR gene encoding transcriptional regulator NrdR encodes MKCPLCGSLDDKVLESRQNISGTSIRRRRECNSCAYRFTSYERIEETPLMVIKSDGRRQPFDIKKIERGLNRALEKRAVPSVTIENILNKIEDEAAILGKASHEIPSIQIGEIVLKKLYELDRVAYIRFASVYKKFNDVAEFVNEIEKIED; translated from the coding sequence ATGAAATGTCCCCTGTGCGGAAGCCTCGATGATAAAGTGCTGGAATCAAGACAGAACATAAGTGGTACCTCTATCAGACGAAGAAGAGAATGTAACTCCTGTGCTTATCGCTTCACTTCGTATGAGAGAATTGAAGAAACACCTCTTATGGTTATCAAATCTGATGGAAGACGACAGCCCTTTGATATAAAGAAGATAGAAAGAGGGTTAAACAGAGCTCTTGAAAAGCGCGCTGTACCTAGTGTCACCATCGAAAACATCCTTAACAAGATTGAAGATGAAGCGGCTATCCTGGGGAAAGCAAGTCATGAAATCCCTTCTATTCAGATTGGAGAAATAGTATTGAAAAAGCTCTATGAACTAGATCGTGTGGCTTACATCCGTTTTGCATCCGTTTATAAAAAATTCAATGATGTGGCTGAATTTGTGAACGAAATTGAAAAGATAGAGGATTAG